The following proteins are encoded in a genomic region of Bosea beijingensis:
- a CDS encoding catalase, with protein sequence MARSPRSGSTPAKPKPGNGGELHQTASAPDPRITTNHGAPVSDNQNSLKAGGRGPALLEDFVLREKIQHFDHERIPERIVHARGSAAHGFFELTKSLGEFTRAKVLTEVGVKTEVFTRFSTVAGGAGSVDTPRDVRGFAVKFYTKEGNWDLVGNNIPVFFIQDAIKFPDLIHAVKMEADRGYPQAASAHDTFWDFVGLMPESTHMIMWAMSDRAIPRSLRMIEGFGVNTFRLLNDRDEPTFVKFHWRPKLGTQSTCWDEAVKIAGADPDYHRRDLYEAIAKGDFPEWEFGVQLLSQEEADELPFDILDATKLIPEELVPIRIIGRMVLNRNPDNFFGETEQAAFLPTNMPPGIDVSEDPLLQGRLFSYQDTQLSRLGTVNFHQIPVNRAKGCPFQNMQRDGQMQTQVFTGRANYEPNSLAEAGEDGGPREDPAGGFRTAPIPVETHKVRLRAESFADHYSHARLFFRSQSKIEQAHLASALVFELSKVTLEHVRQRVLSNLLNVDEELAQRVATGLAMTLPKPSAAAVAAMDMEPSPALRIVGKYPETLRGRAVGVLVSDGADGAIVAAVKAAVEGEGGTVKIVAPKIGGVKLKDGKMLKADGQLAGSPSVIFDAVAIILSEDGCQVLMTESAAIDFVRDAFGHLKAIGHSVEAKPLLDKAGIETDDGVVTLGKQNEDFLASARTRQWAREPKVRTLA encoded by the coding sequence ATGGCTCGCTCTCCGCGCTCAGGTTCTACCCCTGCGAAACCCAAGCCCGGCAATGGCGGCGAATTGCATCAAACGGCCTCGGCACCGGATCCTCGTATCACAACCAATCACGGGGCTCCCGTCAGCGACAACCAGAACTCTCTCAAGGCCGGTGGTCGTGGCCCGGCGCTGCTCGAAGATTTCGTGTTGCGCGAGAAAATCCAGCACTTCGACCACGAGCGAATTCCTGAGCGCATTGTCCATGCACGCGGCTCTGCAGCCCACGGTTTCTTTGAGCTGACGAAATCGCTGGGCGAATTCACGCGCGCAAAGGTGCTGACCGAGGTCGGCGTCAAGACCGAGGTCTTCACCAGGTTCTCGACCGTCGCTGGCGGCGCGGGCTCTGTCGACACGCCGCGAGATGTCCGCGGCTTTGCGGTCAAGTTCTATACCAAGGAAGGGAATTGGGACCTCGTCGGCAACAATATCCCGGTTTTCTTCATTCAGGACGCCATCAAGTTCCCCGACCTGATCCATGCCGTGAAGATGGAGGCCGACCGCGGCTATCCGCAAGCGGCCAGCGCGCACGACACGTTCTGGGATTTCGTCGGTCTGATGCCGGAATCGACCCATATGATCATGTGGGCCATGTCGGATCGAGCCATCCCCAGATCCCTGCGGATGATCGAGGGGTTCGGCGTGAATACGTTCCGCCTGCTCAACGACAGGGACGAACCGACCTTCGTCAAATTCCACTGGCGCCCCAAGCTCGGCACCCAATCGACGTGCTGGGACGAGGCGGTGAAAATCGCTGGCGCTGATCCCGACTACCATCGCCGCGATCTGTACGAGGCGATCGCCAAGGGAGACTTCCCCGAGTGGGAGTTTGGCGTTCAACTGCTCAGCCAAGAGGAGGCCGACGAGCTTCCGTTCGACATCCTGGACGCGACCAAGCTGATTCCGGAGGAGTTGGTGCCGATCCGCATCATCGGGCGCATGGTGCTGAATCGAAACCCCGACAACTTCTTCGGCGAGACCGAACAGGCCGCCTTCCTGCCCACCAATATGCCGCCAGGCATCGATGTCTCGGAAGACCCGCTCCTCCAGGGCCGCCTGTTCTCCTACCAGGACACGCAGCTTTCGCGGCTCGGAACCGTCAACTTTCACCAGATCCCCGTCAATCGCGCTAAGGGTTGCCCCTTCCAGAACATGCAGCGCGACGGCCAGATGCAGACGCAGGTCTTCACCGGCCGTGCCAATTACGAACCCAACAGCCTCGCCGAGGCGGGTGAAGATGGCGGTCCGAGGGAAGATCCGGCGGGCGGCTTCCGGACGGCGCCGATCCCGGTCGAGACGCATAAAGTTCGTCTTCGCGCGGAAAGCTTCGCGGACCACTACAGCCATGCGCGGCTATTCTTCCGCTCGCAGAGCAAGATCGAGCAGGCCCATCTGGCCAGCGCGCTCGTTTTCGAGCTATCGAAGGTGACGCTTGAGCATGTTCGCCAACGCGTGCTCTCCAATCTGCTGAATGTTGATGAGGAGTTGGCGCAGCGCGTCGCCACCGGCCTGGCGATGACATTGCCAAAGCCGTCGGCCGCGGCCGTCGCCGCGATGGACATGGAACCTTCGCCGGCATTGCGGATCGTTGGCAAATACCCCGAGACGCTGCGTGGCCGCGCCGTCGGCGTCCTCGTCTCGGACGGCGCCGACGGTGCCATCGTCGCAGCCGTCAAGGCTGCGGTGGAGGGAGAGGGCGGGACGGTGAAGATCGTGGCGCCGAAGATCGGCGGCGTGAAGCTCAAGGATGGCAAGATGCTGAAAGCCGACGGGCAGTTGGCGGGCTCGCCTTCAGTCATCTTCGACGCGGTCGCGATCATCCTTTCCGAGGACGGTTGTCAGGTTCTCATGACGGAAAGCGCCGCGATCGATTTCGTCAGGGATGCTTTCGGGCACCTTAAGGCCATAGGCCATAGCGTCGAGGCGAAGCCTTTGCTCGATAAGGCGGGCATCGAGACGGACGATGGCGTCGTAACCCTCGGAAAGCAGAATGAAGATTTCCTGGCTTCGGCTCGTACGCGCCAATGGGCGCGAGAACCCAAAGTTCGCACCCTGGCGTGA
- a CDS encoding 2Fe-2S iron-sulfur cluster-binding protein has product MRFSINGASVEIDVDPRTSLLDLLRDHLGLTGSKKGCNQGACGACTVLVDGQRINSCLALAVQYQEHEVTTVEGLGALEALAPLQAAFIEHDGFQCGYCTPGQICSAVAMEDELKRGLPSHVTPNLDADAIVPDRDELRERMSGNLCRCGAHNGIIDAIASVYGEAAR; this is encoded by the coding sequence ATGCGGTTCTCCATCAACGGGGCGTCGGTCGAGATCGACGTCGATCCGCGAACGTCCCTGCTCGATCTCCTGCGCGACCATCTCGGCCTGACGGGCTCGAAGAAGGGCTGCAACCAGGGCGCCTGCGGAGCCTGCACGGTGCTGGTCGATGGCCAGCGCATCAATTCCTGCCTCGCTCTGGCGGTCCAGTACCAGGAGCACGAGGTCACGACCGTCGAGGGGCTGGGGGCGCTCGAAGCGCTCGCTCCGCTGCAGGCGGCCTTCATCGAGCATGACGGCTTCCAGTGCGGCTATTGCACGCCGGGCCAGATCTGCTCGGCGGTGGCGATGGAGGACGAGCTGAAGCGCGGCCTGCCCAGCCATGTCACGCCGAATCTCGATGCCGACGCGATCGTACCCGATCGGGACGAGCTGCGCGAGCGCATGAGCGGCAATCTCTGCCGCTGCGGCGCCCATAACGGCATCATCGACGCTATCGCATCCGTCTACGGGGAGGCCGCGCGATGA
- a CDS encoding FAD binding domain-containing protein — MTPFSYERAADAADAVRRAAGPAAKYLGGGTNLVDLMRETIERPQRLVDVTGLSAEIAENADGGLVIGAAARNTAVAEDRLVRRRYPVLARAILAGASAQIRNMATVGGNILQRTRCIYFYDDEGSRCNKREPGQGCDAIGGFNRNHAILGASPSCIATHPSDMAVALVALDARVQLRGAGGERSVALAELYRPPGDRPDLETVLQPGELITEISLPAAPLAARSDYRKVRDRASYAFALVSVAAALSVDDGRVSDVRLAFGGVAHRPWRAWKAEAALRGARAEAGAFAAAAEAELAAAEPLKDNAFKVDLLRRTMIAALEQLAGDRA; from the coding sequence ATGACGCCCTTCAGCTACGAGCGCGCCGCCGACGCCGCCGATGCGGTGCGGCGTGCCGCCGGGCCGGCCGCCAAATATCTCGGCGGCGGCACCAATCTCGTCGACCTGATGCGCGAGACGATCGAGCGGCCGCAGCGGCTGGTCGACGTGACCGGGCTCTCGGCGGAGATCGCGGAGAACGCCGATGGCGGTCTCGTCATCGGCGCCGCCGCGCGCAACACGGCCGTCGCCGAGGACCGGCTCGTGCGCCGGCGCTACCCCGTGCTCGCGCGCGCCATCCTGGCCGGCGCAAGCGCCCAGATCCGCAACATGGCGACCGTCGGCGGCAACATCCTCCAGCGCACCCGCTGCATCTATTTCTACGACGACGAAGGCTCGCGCTGTAACAAGCGCGAGCCCGGCCAGGGCTGCGACGCCATCGGCGGCTTCAACCGCAACCACGCCATCCTCGGCGCCTCGCCCTCCTGCATCGCCACGCATCCCTCCGACATGGCCGTCGCGCTGGTGGCGTTGGACGCGAGGGTCCAACTGCGCGGCGCGGGCGGGGAGCGCAGCGTGGCGCTGGCCGAGCTCTATCGGCCGCCGGGCGATCGGCCCGATCTCGAGACCGTGCTCCAACCCGGCGAGCTCATCACCGAAATCAGCCTGCCGGCCGCGCCGCTCGCCGCGCGGTCCGACTACCGCAAGGTGCGCGACCGGGCGAGCTACGCCTTTGCGCTGGTCTCGGTCGCCGCCGCGCTTTCGGTCGACGACGGTCGCGTTTCGGATGTGCGTCTCGCCTTCGGCGGCGTCGCGCACAGGCCCTGGCGGGCCTGGAAGGCGGAAGCCGCGCTGCGCGGCGCGCGCGCCGAGGCGGGCGCCTTCGCCGCCGCGGCCGAAGCTGAACTCGCTGCGGCCGAGCCGCTGAAGGACAATGCCTTCAAGGTCGATCTGCTGCGTCGGACGATGATTGCGGCACTTGAACAACTGGCGGGAGATCGCGCATGA
- a CDS encoding xanthine dehydrogenase family protein molybdopterin-binding subunit has protein sequence MAKAIALAPDSWIPGGEPDPLIEQRHGHVGKPVSRLDGPLKVTGGAPFAAEFPMDGMVYAALAYSTVAKGRIADLDTAAAEAAPGVVLVMTHRNAPRLKPTPVFMSSQKASGGDALPVMQDDRIYWNGQPLAVVLAETQEQADHAKTLIRIAYETDAAATDFAEAQQRGTRTAQFMGQPLHDAKGDAEAALATAAVKVDAVYTTPRHNHNPIELHAVTLAWQGGTLRVHDTQQMVAHAAWTLAKVFDIAEDQVVVTSPFVGGGFGSKTLWQHHILAAAAAKLADRPVRLVLSREGVYRVVGGRSPTQQRVALGADPDGRLTALIHTGTTVKTPHNAMPEPFILPTRSAYAAETMLLDVQQVELDMASNTFMRAPGEAVGTFALECALDELAHELGIDPVELRIRNEPKEDPTSGLPFSARNIVESWRAGAERFGWSRRNSRPGAVRDGEWLVGMGCATATYPYYRMPGGAARLTITRDGHATVDVAVHEMGMGTATVQTQVTAERLGLPMEAVRFNYGDSTLPGVIMAGGSQQTAATGASVIAAYNKLVGELLTLAGNDSALAGLKPEEIASRDAGLCKRDEPERYESYASILGRARREEISVEAEPPQPFELMHWSMHSHGAMFCEVRVNVVTGEPRVSRFLGSFDCGRILNPKTAASQFRGGIIMGLGLALMEETQFDERSGRIMNPSLAEYHVPVHLDVPEIDVIWTDIPDPHTPMGARGVGEIGITGTGAAVANAVFNATGKRVRNLPITLDKLL, from the coding sequence ATGGCGAAGGCCATCGCATTGGCGCCGGATAGCTGGATTCCCGGCGGCGAGCCCGATCCGCTGATCGAGCAGCGCCACGGCCATGTCGGCAAGCCGGTCTCGCGATTGGACGGCCCGCTCAAGGTCACAGGCGGCGCGCCCTTCGCCGCGGAGTTCCCGATGGACGGCATGGTCTATGCGGCTCTCGCCTACAGTACCGTCGCCAAGGGCCGGATCGCGGACCTCGACACCGCCGCGGCGGAGGCCGCGCCGGGGGTCGTCCTGGTCATGACCCATCGCAACGCGCCGCGTTTGAAGCCCACTCCGGTTTTCATGTCGTCGCAGAAGGCCTCGGGCGGCGATGCGCTTCCGGTGATGCAGGACGACCGCATCTACTGGAACGGTCAGCCTTTGGCCGTCGTACTCGCGGAAACGCAGGAGCAGGCCGACCACGCCAAGACCCTGATCCGCATCGCTTATGAAACCGACGCAGCCGCAACCGACTTCGCGGAGGCGCAACAGCGCGGCACCCGCACGGCCCAGTTCATGGGCCAGCCGCTGCATGACGCCAAGGGCGATGCCGAGGCGGCGCTGGCGACGGCAGCCGTCAAGGTCGATGCGGTCTATACGACGCCGCGTCACAACCACAACCCGATCGAGCTCCACGCCGTGACGCTCGCCTGGCAGGGCGGGACGCTGCGCGTGCACGACACCCAGCAGATGGTCGCCCATGCCGCCTGGACGCTGGCCAAGGTCTTCGACATCGCCGAGGATCAGGTCGTCGTGACCTCGCCCTTCGTCGGCGGCGGCTTCGGCAGCAAGACCCTGTGGCAGCACCATATCCTCGCGGCCGCCGCGGCGAAGCTGGCGGACCGGCCCGTGCGGCTCGTCCTCTCGCGCGAGGGCGTCTACCGCGTCGTCGGCGGCCGTTCGCCGACGCAACAGCGCGTCGCGCTGGGCGCCGACCCAGACGGCCGGCTGACCGCGCTGATCCACACCGGCACGACGGTCAAGACTCCGCATAACGCCATGCCGGAGCCCTTTATCCTGCCGACGCGCAGCGCCTACGCCGCCGAGACGATGCTGCTCGACGTGCAGCAGGTCGAGCTCGACATGGCCAGCAACACCTTTATGCGCGCGCCGGGCGAGGCGGTCGGCACCTTCGCGCTGGAATGCGCGCTGGACGAACTCGCCCACGAGCTCGGCATCGACCCGGTCGAGTTGCGCATCCGCAACGAGCCGAAGGAGGATCCGACCTCGGGCCTGCCCTTCTCGGCGCGCAATATCGTCGAGTCCTGGCGGGCGGGGGCCGAGCGCTTCGGCTGGAGCCGGCGCAATTCACGGCCCGGCGCCGTGCGCGACGGCGAATGGCTCGTCGGCATGGGCTGCGCGACCGCGACCTATCCCTATTACCGCATGCCGGGCGGGGCGGCCCGGCTGACGATCACGCGGGATGGACATGCTACGGTCGATGTCGCCGTCCACGAGATGGGCATGGGCACGGCGACGGTGCAGACGCAGGTCACGGCCGAGCGGCTCGGCCTGCCGATGGAGGCGGTCCGGTTCAACTACGGCGATTCGACCCTGCCCGGCGTCATTATGGCCGGCGGCTCGCAGCAGACCGCCGCGACCGGCGCCTCGGTGATCGCCGCCTACAATAAGCTCGTCGGCGAGCTCCTGACCCTTGCCGGCAACGATTCGGCGCTGGCCGGACTGAAGCCGGAGGAGATCGCCAGCCGCGATGCGGGGCTTTGCAAGCGCGATGAGCCGGAGCGCTACGAAAGCTATGCCTCGATCCTCGGGCGCGCCCGGCGCGAGGAGATCAGCGTCGAGGCCGAGCCGCCGCAGCCGTTCGAACTGATGCACTGGTCGATGCACAGTCATGGCGCGATGTTCTGCGAAGTGCGCGTGAACGTCGTCACGGGCGAGCCGCGCGTCTCGCGCTTTCTGGGCTCCTTCGACTGCGGCCGCATCCTCAACCCCAAGACCGCCGCTAGCCAGTTCCGCGGCGGCATCATCATGGGCTTGGGCCTTGCGTTGATGGAGGAGACCCAGTTCGACGAGCGCAGCGGGCGCATCATGAATCCGAGCCTCGCCGAATACCACGTCCCGGTGCATCTCGACGTGCCGGAAATCGACGTGATCTGGACCGACATCCCCGACCCGCATACGCCGATGGGCGCGCGGGGCGTCGGCGAGATCGGCATCACCGGCACGGGCGCGGCCGTCGCCAACGCCGTATTTAACGCCACCGGCAAGCGCGTCCGCAACCTACCCATCACGCTCGATAAATTGCTGTGA
- a CDS encoding cold-shock protein: MASGTVKWFNETKGYSFITPDGGGNDVFVHISAVERAGLRGLNEGQKVSYELVADKRSGKQSADNLKTG, translated from the coding sequence ATGGCTAGCGGCACTGTGAAATGGTTCAACGAGACCAAGGGTTATAGCTTTATCACCCCTGATGGCGGCGGAAACGACGTTTTTGTTCACATCAGTGCGGTGGAACGAGCCGGTCTACGTGGCCTGAACGAGGGCCAGAAGGTCTCTTACGAACTCGTTGCCGACAAGAGGTCTGGCAAGCAGTCTGCGGATAACCTGAAAACGGGATAA
- a CDS encoding DUF3597 domain-containing protein — protein MGIFDSIKKAIFGEAKADTVATPTSAPAPGAVVPPSGTSTAPASSPGGTPVGQTTANIGTAPGSAASQQVDVAPILDKAVKDSGQQLNWKTSIVDLLKALKIDSSLTARKELAQELGYTGDTNDSATMNVWLHKAVIKKLSENGGKVPADLLD, from the coding sequence ATGGGAATTTTCGACAGCATCAAGAAGGCCATCTTCGGCGAGGCCAAGGCCGATACGGTTGCCACTCCAACGTCTGCTCCCGCACCCGGTGCGGTTGTCCCACCGTCCGGCACTTCCACCGCACCGGCCTCGTCGCCGGGAGGGACGCCCGTCGGTCAGACCACGGCAAACATCGGCACTGCGCCTGGATCGGCGGCCTCGCAGCAGGTCGACGTCGCGCCGATCCTCGACAAGGCGGTCAAGGACAGCGGCCAGCAGCTGAACTGGAAGACGTCCATTGTCGACCTGCTCAAGGCACTCAAGATCGACAGCAGCCTGACCGCCCGCAAGGAACTGGCGCAAGAACTCGGTTACACGGGTGATACCAACGACTCGGCGACGATGAATGTCTGGCTGCACAAGGCAGTCATCAAGAAGCTCTCCGAGAACGGCGGCAAGGTCCCGGCCGATTTGCTCGACTGA
- a CDS encoding ferritin-like domain-containing protein yields MATEPKPLDDLFHDMLKDVYYAEKQILKALPKMAKAAKSPELKKAFETHREETEGHVERLGEVFELIGKAPRGKTCDAILGIIEEGKAVIEDYGDSPAIDAGLVASAQAVEHYEMARYGTLKAWAQQLGHKDAVTLLDATLAEETKTDKTLTQLGGAANTAATKKAA; encoded by the coding sequence ATGGCGACCGAACCGAAGCCGCTCGACGACCTGTTCCATGACATGCTCAAGGACGTCTATTACGCGGAGAAGCAGATACTGAAGGCGCTGCCGAAGATGGCGAAGGCGGCCAAGTCGCCCGAACTCAAGAAGGCTTTCGAGACCCATCGCGAGGAGACCGAAGGTCACGTCGAGCGCCTCGGCGAGGTGTTCGAGCTCATCGGCAAGGCCCCGCGCGGCAAGACCTGCGACGCCATCCTGGGCATCATCGAGGAAGGCAAGGCGGTCATTGAGGATTACGGCGACAGCCCGGCGATCGACGCAGGCTTGGTGGCCTCGGCACAGGCCGTCGAGCACTATGAGATGGCCCGCTACGGCACCCTCAAAGCGTGGGCTCAGCAGCTCGGCCACAAGGATGCGGTCACGCTGCTCGACGCGACGCTCGCCGAGGAGACCAAGACCGACAAGACATTGACGCAGCTCGGCGGCGCCGCCAACACCGCCGCGACGAAGAAGGCAGCCTGA
- a CDS encoding PepSY domain-containing protein yields the protein MKKLLIATLIASATSFGAIAQTSTTSPMPAPKADADKNAPLPGANSFTEGQAKSRLEANGYSNVGALKKDDNGVWKGTATHSGAQVNVSVDYRGNITRN from the coding sequence ATGAAGAAGCTGCTCATTGCCACCTTGATCGCCTCCGCGACATCCTTTGGCGCGATCGCACAGACGTCGACGACGTCGCCGATGCCCGCCCCAAAGGCTGACGCCGACAAGAATGCCCCGCTGCCGGGCGCCAACAGCTTCACCGAGGGCCAGGCCAAGAGCCGCCTCGAGGCCAACGGCTATTCAAACGTTGGAGCCTTGAAGAAAGACGACAACGGCGTCTGGAAGGGCACCGCGACCCACTCGGGGGCGCAGGTCAACGTCTCGGTCGATTACCGCGGCAATATCACCCGCAACTGA
- a CDS encoding exonuclease domain-containing protein, whose translation MLSNRVRVIDLETAGDGPHDVCEIGWQDVSLGADGRWEVTEERGALLVNPGRAISADTMAVHHIRDEDVAGAPYWKDIAPSILKPERGVLALAAHRAAFEQRYCRPRLCAGAQWICTWKCALRLWPELPRFSNQMLRYQRKPAGLVHEIGLPAHRAMPDAYVTAHHLRDMLNEASIHQLLGWSREPGLLPRVPTGPDRGKGWNQLSAPALSELAASRDVDLRFSAKTELERRNSQNEVDREPAQARLL comes from the coding sequence ATGCTCAGTAATCGCGTTCGGGTCATCGACCTTGAGACGGCCGGCGACGGCCCCCACGACGTCTGTGAAATCGGTTGGCAGGACGTCTCGCTAGGAGCCGATGGACGCTGGGAAGTCACCGAGGAACGCGGCGCGCTTCTCGTCAATCCCGGACGCGCCATCTCCGCCGATACGATGGCAGTGCACCATATTCGGGATGAGGACGTTGCTGGCGCGCCGTACTGGAAGGATATAGCGCCGTCTATCCTGAAGCCGGAGCGCGGAGTATTGGCTTTGGCGGCGCACCGAGCGGCGTTCGAACAGCGATACTGCCGACCGCGGCTGTGCGCGGGTGCTCAATGGATCTGCACCTGGAAATGCGCCTTGCGCCTGTGGCCGGAGCTGCCCCGGTTCTCGAACCAGATGCTTCGCTATCAGCGGAAGCCGGCGGGCCTCGTGCACGAGATTGGCTTGCCGGCTCATCGCGCTATGCCCGATGCATACGTAACTGCGCACCATCTCCGCGACATGTTGAATGAGGCTTCGATCCACCAATTGCTTGGGTGGAGCAGAGAGCCCGGCTTGTTGCCTCGCGTGCCAACGGGGCCTGATCGCGGCAAGGGATGGAATCAGCTGAGCGCGCCGGCGCTGTCAGAACTCGCCGCCAGTCGTGATGTCGACCTTCGATTCAGTGCTAAGACTGAACTTGAGCGGCGAAATTCCCAGAACGAAGTCGACCGCGAACCTGCACAGGCACGCTTGCTCTGA